The following is a genomic window from Ignavibacteria bacterium.
TGTCCTTGCACTGGCAATTCACTCAATTGGTATGCTTGGGAAACTTTTTTATGAATCAATCGAGACAATCGATAAAGGTCCTGTCGAAGCACTTGAATCTGTCGGAGCATCGAAGCTCGAAGTAATTCGTTGGGCTGTTCTTCCGCAAGTGCTGCCATATTTTATTTCCTATTTCTTGTTCAGGTTTGAACTGAACATAAGAGCGGCGGTAGTTCTGGGACTTGTCGGTGCAGGTGGTATTGGATTCCTTCTCAATCAATATATGATGCTGTTTATGTATAAAGAAGTAAGCATAATCTTGATTACGATTATCGTTCTTGTTCTTTCAATTGATTATTTATCTTCAAAATTGCGAAAGCTGGTGCTGTGATGTAAATGAAGTCATTCCCGCGAAGGCGGGAATCCCGGGATTGAAACAATGATAATAACTAAAGAAAATCATGAAGGATTTATAAGCACAAAATTTCCTGAATTATCAGTTGCGCGGTCAACGTTATACATAGTCTCAACACCAATTGGCAATCTTGAAGATATTTCATTTCGTGCACTGCATGTTCTTAAAAATGTTAATTTGATTGCATGTGAAGATACACGCAAAACAGGTATTTTGCTGAAACATTATGGCATAAGAAACGAACTGACGAGTTACTTTTCTCATAATGAGAATGTAAAAATTGAATATATAATCGAACGACTTCAAAATGGGGATTCCGTTGCGGTTGTTTCAGATGCAGGAACTCCTTGTATCTCAGATCCGGGTGGAATATTGGTCAACGAGTGCGTTAGGCAGGGAATTAATGTAATCAGCATTCCCGGAGCGTCATCAGTTATTCATTCATTGGTTTTATCAGGATTTAAAATTAAGAAATTTTATTTTCAGGGATTTCTTCCTCAGAAAAAAGGACGTGAAAAAACTTTTACAGAGCTTTCAAAGATAAAAGCATTGCTTGTGATTTTTGAATCACCATTCAGAGTTATGCGGACTCTTGAAGATATTCATAAGTTTTTAGGCAATAAAGAAATTGCAATTTGTCGTGAGCTGACAAAGATGTTTGAGGAAGAAATAAGAGGAAAAGTCAAAGATTTTGTTGGTGAAAACACCAACAAAGATGGAAAAAATAAGTTTAAAACAAAAGGTGAGTTTGTAATAGTAATTAATAATTTATAGATTAACTTAATAAAAATTTAATGATTTCAGAAGAAGTAAGAGTAAGGTTTGCGCCATCACCAACGGGGTATGTTCATGTTGGCTCATTGCGCACAGCATTGTTTAATTATCTTTTTGCAAAAAAGCATAACGGAAAATTAATAATTCGTATTGAAGATACTGACCGGACACGATTTGTCGAGGGCTCAATTGAAAATCTTGTGAAGGTTCTTTCAGACCTTGGCATTGACTATGACGAAGGTCCTATGTGGGGCGGTGACTATGGTCCTTATTTTCAATCTGAACGTTTAGATATCTATAAAAAATATTGTGATGAGCTTGTCGAAAAAGGTTTCGCATATTATGCATTTGAAACTCCCGAAGAGCTTGATGAAATGCGAAAAATGCAGCAGCTCGAAGGAAGGCAGACTGCTTACGATAGAAGAGCGCGAAATTTAACTCCTGAAGAAGTCAGAAAAAATCTTAAAGAAGGCAAACCATATGTAATCCGCCTTAAAGTTCCTTTGAACGAAGAAGTGAAGTTTGATGACATTATTAAAGGAACTATAAAATTCGAGACAAATCAGGTTGATGACCAGGTGTTATTGAAGTCAGACGGCTTTCCAACATATCATCTTGCTAATGTGGTCGATGACCATCTGATGGAAATTACGCACATAATTCGCGGTGAGGAATGGATTACTTCCGTTCCTAAACATATTTTATTATATAATGCGTTCGGATGGGAAATTCCTAAAATGGCTCATGTGCCACTGTTATTGAATCCGGATAAATCAAAACTAAGCAAACGTCAGGGTGATGTTGCTGTCGAGGATTATTTACGCAAAGGTTATCTCAAAGAAGCATTTCTAAATTTTATTGCTTTGCTCGGCTGGCATCCTGCGCATTCTAATATTGAGGGTGAAAAACATGAGAAGAAGGATGACAAAGAAAGTAAAGCCAATGAAGAAATCATGTCAATGGAAGAACTTATTAAAAACTTTTCATTAGAACGTGTCCAGATTGCAGGAGCAGTGTTTGATTTAAATAAACTTAACTGGATGAATAATGAGTATATCAAATCTTATGATTTGGATAACTTATTAGAAATCTCAATGCCGTATTTTGCAGGAACTGAACTCGATTTAAACGATAAAGAAAAACTAAAATTCATATTATCAACTATAAGAGTTTATCTTGAAAAGCTATCAGATATTCCGGGACAGACGAGGGTTTTAGAGAAAGATAATATCACTATTCCATCCGAATTTAAAGAGATAGTATACAACGAAAACAGCAAGAAAGTTTTTGAAGCATTAATAGCTAAGTTACAGGGAATTAATGAAATTACGCCTGATTGGTTTAAGAATACATTAAATGAAGTTGGAAAAGAAACCGAGGTTAAAGGAAAGAATTTATTCAAGCCGGTTCGTATAGCTTTAACAGGTGAAGAGCATGGTCCGGAGCTTCCGAACATTGCCACCATCTACGGCAAAGATAAACTTATTCAGTTTCTTCAAAGCGCAAGTAATCCATCTTAACTATATGAGTAGGACAGGCATTCTTGCCTGTCGGGACAGACAGGAATGTCTGTCCTACTAAACCTTATATATCCATCATAAATGCAAAAAGGGGCGTTAAGCCCCTTACATCAGTCAATCGAATTAAATCAAAACAAAACTATCTGATTTTCTTTTTATGTCTGTTCTTTCTTAGTCTTTTCTTTCTTTTGTGCGTTGACATCTTCGCACGTTTTCTTTTTTTACCGCAAGGCATTGATGTTTCCTTTTTTTATTTTTTTTCTAAGCTCTCCTGAACTGTTTTTTTAAACTCTTTTGACACCTTAAAATAGGGAATATATCTCTTAGATAAATGCACTTTTTCACCCGTTTTAGGGTTTCGTGCTTCCCTTGGTTCTTTTACGTTATTTTTGAATGTTCCGAATCCTCTTATTTCAATAGACTCGTTATTTCTTAATGATTCAATCACGCATGAAATAAATCCTTCGACAACAATCTCTGTTTCCTTTTTGCTTAATCCCGTTGCCTCTGAAATTTTCGCGGCTATCTGAGCTCTGGTCATAAATTTATTTTAGTTTACGGAATATTTATTCCTGATGGAACAAACTTATACTGCAAAATAGGTTGTTCGAGAAATTCAGTTTTCAATTCATCCTTAACTTCTTTTAATTCCGATTTAAACATGCTCTCATAAAATAAATCGAAATAATTTCTTCTCTCACGCTCACGCACTAAAACAGGTTTTCCTTCTATGCCGACCATGTCTGCCGTTATCTTTATCGCATCTTCAAATGTTCCAAGCGTATCAACAAGGCCTAAACCAATTCCCTGTTCTCCGGTGAACACTCTGCCGTTGGCAATTTTTATAAGCTCCGTGCTGTCTAAATTTCTTGCATTTTTTACAACATTAAAAAATTGTCTGAAGCTATTATCAACAATATCCTGAAAATATGCTATGTCTTTTGCATTCGGCTCTCTGAAAGGATTTCCTGCATCTTTAAGTTCGCCGCTTTTAATTGTCGTTTCCTTGATGCCCCAGTCATCTGCAAGACCTTTAATTGAAATGAAGTTTGCAATTACTCCAATGCTGCCGACAAGCGAACCGGGATTCGCGACAATCAATGAGCTTCCGCATGCAGCATAATAACCACCGCTTGCTCCGATACTTCCCATTGAAACAACAACCGGCTTTTTCTCGCTGGTATTTTTGATAATTTCATACATCTCCTGTGAAGCTGCAACACCGCCGCCCGGGGTATTAATTCTTAGGACAATTGCCTGGATTGATTTATCGTCCCTAAATTTAGTAAACTGCCTGACAATCGGTTCTGCTGTAATAATCGTATAATCAAGCTCAACAACAGCAATTTTTCCTTTGCCGCTGCCTGAGTATTCAAAATAAAAATCTTTTCCGTCACCGCCTGAAATTCTGTTAATGGCTACATAAAATAAAACACTCAACCCAATAATGCAGATGAGTAACACAAAAAGTGTTATTCCCCAGAACCACTTCCAGAAGGAAGATTTTTTTGGCTGCTGCTGATATTGTTGTTGATAACCGTTTGACATTGAATTAATTTAAAGCATTTAATTTTGCCTGTGCATCAGCTTTTTTGTCATCCATATTCAATGCTTCATATACTTCAACCAAAATCTGATAGGTTGATTTTAATGTTTCTCTGTTATTTGAAACCTGTGTATATGGTTCTAAATATTCGAGTGATTTTCTTAAATATGGTTCGTATTCAGTTTTTGATTCTTTTGTCAAAGCTAATTGATATTGATTATATCCTGCATCAAACAATGTTCCGATATAATATTCATTTGATTTAGGCAGGCTGGATATACTCAAAATTCTGTCATAAATAACCGCAGCATCAGTATAATTTTTATTCTGAGCTGCGTTTCTTGCCGAATTATATAAAAGTTTTGCAGCTCGTTCTGCATCTTCCGCGCTTGAGGTTTTCGCTAATATGAAATCATAAAGTGTCAATGCACTGTCACTTTGACCAAGCAGAGTATATGCATCAGCTAAAAATTGGTAACTTTGAATACTATCCGGATTTACACCTCTTGCAAATGCAAAATAATCACGGGCTCTCATAAATTCATCTCTTGCTTTGAGAGAGTCTTTTTTGTTATAAAAGTCTACTCCGCGATTAAGAACTTTTACTCCTTCATTAATTCCAAGTCCCCACATTTCAATAAGATATGGTTTGTAAGTAGGTGATAAGCTTGCAGCTTTAGTTAATGAAACATGAGAATCATTAAATTTCCCGTTTTGGAACTGAGAATAGCCAAGCATATACCATGCTTCTGCATCATTAGGATTTTTTTGCAATCCCTTTTGCAATTCTATCTCTGCTTTTACATAATCTTTCTGTTGAAAGGCAAGCTTACCTGTAGTTGTTTCCGCAGATGCGCACCCCATAACATAAACTGCAAATGCCAAAGCAAATAATGTAAGAAAAAATCCTGTGAACTTTTGATTTAAGTATTTCATAATTTTCTCCGGAAATTTATTTAAGTGGTAATAATATATATAATTTAATGGTTTTATTCTATGCCAATAAAATTAACTTATTGTAACTTATATATACCTAATACCTTATCAAAAAAATTGCTATTTTTATTTTAAATACAAATTTATGGCAAATAGTTTCTCATTTGATATAGTTTCTGAAATTGACCTGCAGGAGGTTGATAATGCAGTTAATCAGGCAATTAAAGAAGTCCAGCAAAGATATGACTTAAAAGACTCGAAAAGTGAGATTGAGCTTAACAGAAAAGATAAATTGATCAAAGTCAGCTCAAAAGATGAGTTTTCACTTAAATCAGTGAATGACATTTTACAGAATAAATTAATTAAACGTGGAATTTCTATTAAAGCTTTAAAGTATGATGAGATTGAAACGGGAACAATGGGTTCTGCAAGACAAACAATACAGCTTCAGCAGGGGATTGATAAGGAAAATGCAAAGAAAATTGTGAAAATGATTAAGGACAGCAAGTTGAAAGTTCAGGCATCGATTCAGGATGAACAGGTGAGAGTCTCTGGGAAAGCAAAAGATGATTTACAGGAAGTAATGAACTTGATGCGAAACGCAAATCTCGACTTTGCATTTCAATTTACGAATTACAGGTAGATAATTGATTTTAGAAGTCATTCCCGCGAAGGCGGGAATCCCATTCACAAGGCAATGAAAATTTTATTTATAATTATATTCTTATTCTCAATTCCTATCGTCTCAACAACACAGACAGAGGATAATCCCGGTTATCCCAAAAAAATTACAACAGTAATCATTGACCCCGGTCATGGAGGTAAAGACCCCGGCGCAATCAGTCCAAATGGAATAAAAGAAAAAGATTTGAATCTCCAGATAAGTTTCAAACTGAAAGAATTTTTAGAAAACAATTACCGTGATTTGAATGTCATTATGACACGGGAAGATGATAGGTTCATTGAATTGCTTGACAGAGGAAAGATTGCAAATGAGAATGACGGTAATTTATTTATAAGCATTCATTGTAATTCCAAGCTTCCGACAGAAGAAGCGAAAACAGGTTTTGAAATTTATTTATTAGACCCTGTTCGCCTTGAGAAAGCTAAAGAAATAACAATGCAGCAGAATAATTATCTCGAAGAGCTCGGATATTATCCTGAAGACACTGTAAGCAAAAAAGTATTATCATCTCTTTTTGAATTTTCGTTTTATAAAAACGAAGAGCGCTTTGCTTCTATATTGCAAACTGAAATGCTTAAAGGAACTTCGTTAATCAGCAGGGGAATAAAACAGGAACCGTTCATTGTGCTTTATGGTGCTTCGATGCCTGCAGTATTGATTGAATGCGGTTTTTTAACAAATGAAAATGATGAGAACTATCTTGTTTCAGAAAACGGACAGTACCAATTAGCAAGTTCCATATATAAGGCAGTAAGATATTTCAAAATGGACTATGATTTTGAAAATAATTTCTATAAGTAACAGCAAAGCTGTCTTTCCTGCGGAGGCAGGAATCCATACTCATCTCGTATTACTCTCTCACAAATCATACGATACTCTAAAGCAATCCTCTTAGAAATTTATTTCAGGGGCAAAGTATGTTTAGAATGGGATTCCCGCCTGCGCGGGAATGACTTCAGCTTTTAAATGTTATAAAATTTTGGATAAGTTTGAAAATCCAAATTAATTTGTGTCAAAAAGTTTAAGTTTTTCAATAAAGTATAATCATAAAAAATCATAACTATCAGCGTTGTTCAACTTCAAAAACTTTTACAAAACAAAAAAGCCGGCTTGTGACCGGCTTTTTTAAGTGTGTTTTACGATTTAACTTAACTTCCTATTCTCACCAACAATGGCGCTATATCCATCCTTACTAACTTTCTTTTATCGCTTCGTGACTGGCTTTTATATTCATAATTTCCTGCGTAAATCGTATAGTACCTTGAGTCTGCTGTAATGGTTTCTTCCATCATAATTGTCTGGAATTCATTAGACTCAAGATTTCCAATTAACTCGTATGCTTGTTCTTTGTCCGCGACTTGAGCAATTTTAAAAGTGAACCCCGATAATGATTTAATCTTTGAAGTTACATCTAAGTAACCTACTTCGGGTTTTTGCTCCGGCGAATACGTCCCGTCGGGAAAAGTGTAAGATATCGATTTAGTATCAACTCCTGGTGTGATAACCTTGATATTAATCTTGTTCATAGAACCGAATATTTCGTTAACTTCTAATTGAGCTAACTGTTCACTCGATTCTTGACCCTCTTGTTTTGAGTATTCGATAATAACCTGTGAATTTGCCGGAAGCATGTTTTCAAACAACGTTACCGTTGTTATTTCAGTGCCTTCTTCAGATTCCAGAGTTTCCGGGTCAATGACTTCGATTATCACGTCAGCAAGACCACCCATTCCTAATTCTTCTTTTGCCGCATGTGATAAATCAATGATTCTTCCCTTTATGTAAGGACCTCTGTCATTGATTTTTACGACAACTGATTTACCGTTTTCTTGATTTGTTACTTTAACAATTGAGCCAAAGGGCAAGGTTTTGTGTGCTGCAGTCATATCATGTGTATTGAATCTTTCGCCGCTTGCAGTTTTTCTACCTTGGAATCCTGGTCCGTACCAGGAAGCTATCCCTGACTGGGTAAATCCTATACCATCATTTTTGGTCTTGGCGTTTAAACTACTGTTTTTTGAGTTAATTGGATTAAATAAAAATAATGCTGTTAATATAATAACTAAAGCATTAATTTTGAGTGTCCGCAAATGCATCTCCTGTTTAATTTATCAAATGATTTAACAACACTTGGGTTTCAAAATATTAGCACATTATTATTTAATCCTGTGCTGAAATTTCAAAGAACGCTTATATTTCGAAAAAACTTGATTATCTGTTAAAAACGATAATTAAGATACTCAACCTAATTTTAAATTGCAAACCATTAGCCAGTCCATCCGGTCGGGCAAATCTTTCTAACCTTAATTTTATCGATTTTAATTATTATATTTGTCCGGTTAAAGTAAAATTTTAAGATTTAAAGGTAACTTGAAGAAAATCATAGACTTATTGAAGTCAATTGGACCCGGTTTCGCAGTAGCTGCTACAGGCGTTGGTGCTGGAGATATGGTAGCTGCTACAGTTTCCGGAGGTAAATACGGGCTTATCATATTATGGGCGATTGTCTTTGGAGCGGTTCTGAAGTATGTATTGAACGAGGGTATATCCCGCTGGCAGTTTGCAACCGGCTCCACTCTTCTTGAAGGATGGATTCATCATTTACATAAATTTGTTTCATTCTACTTTATAATTTACCTTTTTCTGTGGGGATTTGTTGTGAGTGCAGCGCTTACCATTTCTTGCGGACTGGTTTTTAATACAATGTTCCCTGTTTTCTCAATCGAAGTCTGGGCGGTGATGCATTCGCTTGTTACATTAGCAATTATATTTTATAGCAAATATTCGTTCTTCGAAAAGCTGATGAAATATTTCGTTGTTCTTATGTTCATCACGCTTATATCTTGTGCAATCTGGATAAATCCTGATTGGGGTTTGACATTTAAGTCTATTTTTGTGCCTGAATTGCCCGAAGGTTCATCAAAATTCATCTTGAGCGTTATCGGTGGTGTTGGCGGAAGCGTGACGATTCTCTCATATAGTTACTGGATACGCGAGAAAAAATGGAACAGTCAGTCTGACTATAAAAAATCAAAAGTGGATTTGTTCGCCGCTTATTTCTTCACAGGATTGTTCTGTATATCAGTTGCAATTATTGCATCGGGAATAAGTCCTGAAATGGTAACGGGTGAGAAAATCCTTGTTGCAGTTGCAGACAAGATTCAGGCAGTATCAGGCAGTTTTTTAAGATGGATATATCTTATTGGCTTTTGGGCGGCAGTTGTGACTTCACTCATTGGGGTTTTTCAGGGTGTGCCGTACATGTTTGCTGACTTTATTGATTCATACAAAAAACATACAACCACAAGTAATATTGACTCAAAGCAGTTCAAAAAGTATTATAACTGGTTTTTATTTTATATCGCAATTCTTCCTCTTGTTTTATTGTTTGTAAATCGACCTGTCTATATTATTTTGATATATACGGTAATCGGTGCCTTATTTATGCCGTTTCTTGCGGTTACTCTTCTTATTTTGAACAACAAAAAAACTTTGGTTCAAGGATTTCGTAATCCTATATGGATAAATATTTTTCTTATCATTTCATTATTATTATTTGGATATTTGGCATATTCGGAAATTGCAGATTATTTTAGTAAATGGTAATTTCTTGTCAACCGTCAAATGTGAAACGTGAGAATTAAAATTCTCTCTTGAGAGTGGTGTCACGAAGTGACGGGGTGTGTTACTTTATGAACTTTAAAACTTTTAACTTTACAAACTACAATGCAACAACCATTATTAGTGCTTGCAGTTTATAAAGCAAAGCCGGGATGCGGTGAAAAGCTCACCGACCTTGTAAGCAGAAAACGAAAATATTTGCTTGAAAATAATTTTGTAACTTCACGACCAAGTGTTTTTGTGAATTCATTTAATGACCCGAATATATTCATGGAAATTTTTGAGTGGGTGAGCCAGAAACGCATCGATGATGCTCACAAAGATGAAGGCGTTTGGTCGTTCTGGAAAGAATTTGAGGTTCTGTGCGACGAAGTCGGAACGCATTTATCAAAGCTACCCGAGGCAAATGAAGAATTTCCAAATTTTAAAGCAATAAATTAAAAAAAATGATACATCAAGTTAAACTTGTCTGTGATGTTGCAGTAATCTGCAAAGAACAAACTTTGCTGGTTCGTTACAAGGATGTCAATGATTATGACCATCAGAAAGGATGGTTCATTCCCGATGATTATATTCACGAAGTTGAGCATCCCGATGATGCCGCAATGAGAATCTTAAAGGAACAGCTTAACTACAATCCGCAAAATCCAAGCGAAATTAAATTTTGTTTTTTTGAATCATTTAAAGGCGGAGATAAGTCATGGCATCTTATATTTCATTATGCGCTGCGATTAAGTTCTATGCCTGAAACAACTCCATCGAAAAATATCGATGAGGCAAAATGGTTTGATGTTAACAACTTGCCGTCCGATAAAGAAATCGCTCATCACGGCTGGGCAAGATATACACTGCAATCTATTTTTAATTCAAAATAATTTCAAATAATATTTATTGTGGAAAATAATTTACCTGAAATAAATTCTCTCTGGGATTACAGTAATCCCGCGGAAACTGAAAAGAAATTTACCGCTCTTTTATCTGAAGCTGAAAAGTCCGGTGATAAGGATTATCTTGTTCAGCTTATCACACAGATTGCACGCACGCAGGGCTTGCAGATGAAATTTGATGAAGCTCATAAGACCCTTGATAAAGCTCTGAAGATGTTAGATACAGATACACAGTTAGGTGAAGTTCGTTACATGCTCGAACGCGGAAGAGTTTATAATTCATCTAAGCATTCCGATGAAGCAAGAAAATTTTTCATTGAAGCATATCAAAAAGCAATGGAAAGGGGATTTGACAGCTATGCAGTTGATGCAGCACATATGATGGGTATTGTTGAAAAAGGTGATGAGTCGCTTAAGTGGAATGAGATTGCAATAAAAGATGCGGAAGAATCCAAAGACGAGAAAGCAAGAAACTGGCTGGGTTCTTTATATAATAATACTGCATGGACTTATTTTGACATGAAAAATCTTGATAAGGCAATGGAGCTTCATCAAAAAAATGTGGAATGGCATTCCCAAAAAGGTTCAGTGAAAGAAACGCTTATCGCGAGATGGTCTGTAGCGCGCATTTTACGTGAAATGGGGAAGTACCAGGAAGCTCTCAATGCGCAAATGAAACTTATGGAAGAAACTGAGGGTAAGAAGCTGAAAGAAGACGGCTATGGCTATGAAGAGATTGCTGAAAACTTATATCTTCTTGGAAGAATTGAGGAATCGAAACCGTATTTTAAAAAAGCTTATGATTTGTTAAGCAAAGATATTTGGTTAGCCGAGTATGAAAAAGACCGTCTTGACAGGTTAAATAAAATGTCACAATAATATGAAATGGTTTAAACTATTTTTATTAGTTCTGATTATAACAGTTATGGCGGGTTCGTGTTCTTCTGTTAATGAACTTTCCAAATATAATCTCTCAGGTACAAAGGTTTTATTCAAGACAAGAACAGGAACTGCTGCATCCCGGGTGAACATAAACTTTGAATCTTCAAAGAAAAGTAAAGAAGGAGTTTTAATTGATATTATATATGATATAGGAGGAGGATATGTAAAAAAAGATGTTGAGGCAAAAATTCAAAGATTATTCAATCCTGACTCAATTGCCGAAAATGTTTCGGGTTCAATTGAAGAAATCCTCAGAACATATTACAATATTGTGCCGGTAGAATCACTTGATGAAAATCCGGACATAATAGTTGAAACACAAATGAATAAGTATACTCTCAATGTTGATGACTATAATATTTATTCACACTTCTCAGGTACTTTATCAATTTTCGATAGAAAATCCGGGGCAATAGTCTGGAAAAATACCGAGGGTATAAACGAACCATTTGAGGAATGGTATGCTTACAATCCAAACGATAAAAAAATTAAAGATATAAACAGAGTTATTAACATAATTAAGTTAATGAATATGAGTGATGAAGAAATAAGAAACAGTATTGATTTATCCGCTTCAAAGATTGCTTATAACTTGTCAGATAATTTAAGAGAAGACATAGCCGATTCGAGAAAGAAATAAAACCGAAGTCATCCCCGCGAAGGCGGGATTCTGATGAAAAATATGACCTGGATAAAACTCTTCGTATTAATAATAACCATCGCCTTAATGGCAGGTTTGTAAAAATACAGAACTTTTCATGAACCGTCCACGTTTCCTGTCTTGATTTCTTTGCCTGGTTCGTAAGTGGCAACTATCACACCGCTTGTAGAAATAACAGAATCAACAAGTTTGAATCCTTCAGCTTGAACACTGTTTTCAAATAAACGCTTACCCTTTCCAAGAATAACCGGAAAAATCCAAATATGCATAACATCTATTAGGTGATTTGCTAATAGAGTTTGAACAAGATTCCCGCTGCCGTATACCCATAAATCTTTGCCATCTTCTTCTTTGAGTTTTTTTATTTGCTTTAATACATCACCGGTGATAAGCGAAGAATTATTCCATGAAAGGT
Proteins encoded in this region:
- the gltX gene encoding glutamate--tRNA ligase, which translates into the protein MISEEVRVRFAPSPTGYVHVGSLRTALFNYLFAKKHNGKLIIRIEDTDRTRFVEGSIENLVKVLSDLGIDYDEGPMWGGDYGPYFQSERLDIYKKYCDELVEKGFAYYAFETPEELDEMRKMQQLEGRQTAYDRRARNLTPEEVRKNLKEGKPYVIRLKVPLNEEVKFDDIIKGTIKFETNQVDDQVLLKSDGFPTYHLANVVDDHLMEITHIIRGEEWITSVPKHILLYNAFGWEIPKMAHVPLLLNPDKSKLSKRQGDVAVEDYLRKGYLKEAFLNFIALLGWHPAHSNIEGEKHEKKDDKESKANEEIMSMEELIKNFSLERVQIAGAVFDLNKLNWMNNEYIKSYDLDNLLEISMPYFAGTELDLNDKEKLKFILSTIRVYLEKLSDIPGQTRVLEKDNITIPSEFKEIVYNENSKKVFEALIAKLQGINEITPDWFKNTLNEVGKETEVKGKNLFKPVRIALTGEEHGPELPNIATIYGKDKLIQFLQSASNPS
- a CDS encoding NUDIX hydrolase, with translation MIHQVKLVCDVAVICKEQTLLVRYKDVNDYDHQKGWFIPDDYIHEVEHPDDAAMRILKEQLNYNPQNPSEIKFCFFESFKGGDKSWHLIFHYALRLSSMPETTPSKNIDEAKWFDVNNLPSDKEIAHHGWARYTLQSIFNSK
- a CDS encoding HU family DNA-binding protein produces the protein MTRAQIAAKISEATGLSKKETEIVVEGFISCVIESLRNNESIEIRGFGTFKNNVKEPREARNPKTGEKVHLSKRYIPYFKVSKEFKKTVQESLEKK
- a CDS encoding N-acetylmuramoyl-L-alanine amidase → MKILFIIIFLFSIPIVSTTQTEDNPGYPKKITTVIIDPGHGGKDPGAISPNGIKEKDLNLQISFKLKEFLENNYRDLNVIMTREDDRFIELLDRGKIANENDGNLFISIHCNSKLPTEEAKTGFEIYLLDPVRLEKAKEITMQQNNYLEELGYYPEDTVSKKVLSSLFEFSFYKNEERFASILQTEMLKGTSLISRGIKQEPFIVLYGASMPAVLIECGFLTNENDENYLVSENGQYQLASSIYKAVRYFKMDYDFENNFYK
- a CDS encoding tetratricopeptide repeat protein; translated protein: MKYLNQKFTGFFLTLFALAFAVYVMGCASAETTTGKLAFQQKDYVKAEIELQKGLQKNPNDAEAWYMLGYSQFQNGKFNDSHVSLTKAASLSPTYKPYLIEMWGLGINEGVKVLNRGVDFYNKKDSLKARDEFMRARDYFAFARGVNPDSIQSYQFLADAYTLLGQSDSALTLYDFILAKTSSAEDAERAAKLLYNSARNAAQNKNYTDAAVIYDRILSISSLPKSNEYYIGTLFDAGYNQYQLALTKESKTEYEPYLRKSLEYLEPYTQVSNNRETLKSTYQILVEVYEALNMDDKKADAQAKLNALN
- a CDS encoding Nramp family divalent metal transporter: MKKIIDLLKSIGPGFAVAATGVGAGDMVAATVSGGKYGLIILWAIVFGAVLKYVLNEGISRWQFATGSTLLEGWIHHLHKFVSFYFIIYLFLWGFVVSAALTISCGLVFNTMFPVFSIEVWAVMHSLVTLAIIFYSKYSFFEKLMKYFVVLMFITLISCAIWINPDWGLTFKSIFVPELPEGSSKFILSVIGGVGGSVTILSYSYWIREKKWNSQSDYKKSKVDLFAAYFFTGLFCISVAIIASGISPEMVTGEKILVAVADKIQAVSGSFLRWIYLIGFWAAVVTSLIGVFQGVPYMFADFIDSYKKHTTTSNIDSKQFKKYYNWFLFYIAILPLVLLFVNRPVYIILIYTVIGALFMPFLAVTLLILNNKKTLVQGFRNPIWINIFLIISLLLFGYLAYSEIADYFSKW
- the rsmI gene encoding 16S rRNA (cytidine(1402)-2'-O)-methyltransferase, giving the protein MIITKENHEGFISTKFPELSVARSTLYIVSTPIGNLEDISFRALHVLKNVNLIACEDTRKTGILLKHYGIRNELTSYFSHNENVKIEYIIERLQNGDSVAVVSDAGTPCISDPGGILVNECVRQGINVISIPGASSVIHSLVLSGFKIKKFYFQGFLPQKKGREKTFTELSKIKALLVIFESPFRVMRTLEDIHKFLGNKEIAICRELTKMFEEEIRGKVKDFVGENTNKDGKNKFKTKGEFVIVINNL
- a CDS encoding tetratricopeptide repeat protein; translation: MENNLPEINSLWDYSNPAETEKKFTALLSEAEKSGDKDYLVQLITQIARTQGLQMKFDEAHKTLDKALKMLDTDTQLGEVRYMLERGRVYNSSKHSDEARKFFIEAYQKAMERGFDSYAVDAAHMMGIVEKGDESLKWNEIAIKDAEESKDEKARNWLGSLYNNTAWTYFDMKNLDKAMELHQKNVEWHSQKGSVKETLIARWSVARILREMGKYQEALNAQMKLMEETEGKKLKEDGYGYEEIAENLYLLGRIEESKPYFKKAYDLLSKDIWLAEYEKDRLDRLNKMSQ
- a CDS encoding YajQ family cyclic di-GMP-binding protein encodes the protein MANSFSFDIVSEIDLQEVDNAVNQAIKEVQQRYDLKDSKSEIELNRKDKLIKVSSKDEFSLKSVNDILQNKLIKRGISIKALKYDEIETGTMGSARQTIQLQQGIDKENAKKIVKMIKDSKLKVQASIQDEQVRVSGKAKDDLQEVMNLMRNANLDFAFQFTNYR
- a CDS encoding dihydrofolate reductase family protein, whose amino-acid sequence is MRKIITHTFVTLDSVMQAPGGPDEDRTGDFAYGGWTFNYMDDVLDKILHEFMAIPFELLLGRRTYDIFVKYWPNDTTTEFVATPFNSTRKWVVSHKNINLSWNNSSLITGDVLKQIKKLKEEDGKDLWVYGSGNLVQTLLANHLIDVMHIWIFPVILGKGKRLFENSVQAEGFKLVDSVISTSGVIVATYEPGKEIKTGNVDGS
- the sppA gene encoding signal peptide peptidase SppA codes for the protein MSNGYQQQYQQQPKKSSFWKWFWGITLFVLLICIIGLSVLFYVAINRISGGDGKDFYFEYSGSGKGKIAVVELDYTIITAEPIVRQFTKFRDDKSIQAIVLRINTPGGGVAASQEMYEIIKNTSEKKPVVVSMGSIGASGGYYAACGSSLIVANPGSLVGSIGVIANFISIKGLADDWGIKETTIKSGELKDAGNPFREPNAKDIAYFQDIVDNSFRQFFNVVKNARNLDSTELIKIANGRVFTGEQGIGLGLVDTLGTFEDAIKITADMVGIEGKPVLVRERERRNYFDLFYESMFKSELKEVKDELKTEFLEQPILQYKFVPSGINIP